A region of Paenimyroides aestuarii DNA encodes the following proteins:
- a CDS encoding OmpA family protein — protein sequence MKKGIYRAALFTAFMLGNTGAQAQAGLNTADKDYNQWAYVDAISIYEKVANRGYAGKDVLEKLGNAYYFNARYGEAQKHYERLFKEFGSENIGSEYYYRYAQTLQHVGKESESKRYYDQFVSKAGSHTQRSKIRQNEAALKKQIQANSGRYDQIKNLEINTPYSDYGSYVHNNQLYFTSARDTGSLHKREHTWTGDAFTSLYSVAETASKDDKVTRLKGKVKSPLNESTAVITKDGKTMYFTRNNYINRTRKYDADKNTKLKIYRAENVEGKWEHITELPFNMDGYNTAHPTLSQDEATMYFASDRPGGFGESDLWQVAIHPSGAFGGPVNMGEGINTEGRETFPFVTESGELYFSSDGRVGLGGLDVYATKLDRNSQPGEIHNVGAPINGNADDFAYYIDPNTKQGFFSSNREGGNGNDDIYSFHEIKPLQLECIQKLLLKVVDAKTRNIISDANVTLYNNLYGELESSNRYQNGGYVFNNEFKCGETYRLKAEKEGYTTQEDVVRLPNESGVTEHTIVLEPAKTPVKVGDDLFKVLKLNPIYFDLDKYNIRPDAAAELAKVLAVLEEYPTMKIDIRSHTDSRASHKYNDRLSENRAKSTREWLIDQGISSSRLTSKGYGERQLVNECADGVKCSEEAHQANRRSEFIIVEM from the coding sequence ATGAAAAAAGGGATATATAGAGCCGCTTTGTTCACCGCCTTTATGCTGGGGAACACGGGGGCACAAGCACAAGCGGGATTAAATACAGCCGATAAAGACTACAACCAATGGGCTTATGTAGATGCAATCAGCATTTACGAGAAAGTAGCCAACCGCGGCTATGCCGGGAAGGATGTACTAGAAAAGTTAGGCAACGCCTACTACTTTAACGCACGCTATGGCGAAGCCCAAAAGCACTACGAACGCTTGTTCAAAGAATTTGGCAGCGAAAACATTGGCAGCGAGTACTATTACCGCTACGCCCAAACCTTGCAACACGTGGGCAAAGAAAGCGAATCAAAGCGCTACTACGACCAGTTTGTAAGCAAAGCCGGCAGCCACACGCAGCGTTCTAAAATCCGCCAGAACGAAGCCGCGCTTAAAAAGCAGATACAAGCCAATTCAGGTCGCTACGACCAGATCAAGAACTTGGAGATCAACACGCCTTATTCCGATTACGGAAGCTATGTACACAACAACCAATTGTACTTTACCAGCGCGCGCGACACGGGCAGCTTGCACAAACGCGAACACACCTGGACAGGCGATGCCTTTACCAGCTTGTACAGCGTAGCCGAAACGGCAAGCAAAGATGATAAAGTAACCCGATTGAAAGGAAAGGTAAAATCACCACTTAACGAATCCACAGCGGTAATCACCAAAGACGGCAAGACGATGTATTTCACACGCAACAACTACATCAACCGTACCCGTAAATACGATGCCGACAAAAACACGAAGCTTAAAATCTACCGTGCAGAAAACGTGGAGGGCAAATGGGAGCACATAACCGAGTTACCGTTCAATATGGACGGCTACAACACGGCACACCCCACCTTAAGCCAAGACGAAGCCACAATGTATTTTGCGAGCGACCGTCCGGGAGGCTTCGGCGAATCGGATTTGTGGCAGGTAGCAATTCATCCCTCAGGAGCTTTTGGCGGACCTGTAAACATGGGTGAGGGGATCAACACCGAAGGCAGAGAAACCTTTCCGTTTGTAACCGAAAGTGGGGAATTGTATTTTTCAAGCGACGGTAGAGTAGGACTAGGCGGACTTGATGTATATGCCACAAAATTAGACAGAAACAGCCAACCCGGGGAAATCCACAACGTAGGAGCACCAATCAACGGAAATGCCGATGATTTTGCGTATTATATCGACCCAAACACCAAACAAGGCTTCTTTTCAAGCAACCGTGAAGGCGGCAACGGCAACGACGATATTTACAGTTTCCATGAAATCAAACCGTTGCAACTAGAATGCATCCAAAAATTGCTTTTAAAAGTAGTAGATGCAAAAACCCGCAACATCATTAGCGATGCCAACGTAACGTTGTACAACAATTTGTACGGCGAATTAGAAAGCAGCAACCGCTACCAAAACGGCGGTTATGTGTTCAACAACGAATTCAAATGTGGGGAAACCTACCGCTTAAAAGCGGAAAAAGAAGGCTATACGACCCAAGAAGACGTGGTGCGTTTGCCCAATGAAAGCGGTGTAACCGAGCACACCATTGTTTTGGAACCAGCGAAAACCCCTGTAAAAGTAGGCGACGACTTGTTTAAAGTATTAAAACTGAATCCGATTTATTTTGATTTAGACAAATACAACATCCGTCCGGATGCAGCGGCAGAGCTGGCAAAAGTATTGGCGGTATTGGAAGAATATCCAACGATGAAAATCGACATTCGTTCGCATACCGACAGCCGTGCATCGCACAAGTACAACGACAGATTGTCTGAGAACCGCGCAAAATCGACCAGAGAATGGTTGATTGACCAAGGTATCAGTTCGTCACGATTAACATCGAAAGGCTATGGCGAGCGCCAATTAGTCAACGAATGTGCCGACGGAGTGAAGTGTAGCGAAGAAGCACACCAAGCCAACCGTAGATCCGAGTTTATTATCGTGGAGATGTAA
- a CDS encoding PorP/SprF family type IX secretion system membrane protein, whose translation MNISKNINRLLLGVLLLGCAKAHSQQDPQYTNYMYNTININPAYAGSRGALSIFGLHRSQWVGLEGAPTTNSFSINTPIAESKVGLGVSFVNDRLGVTDENTLSVDFSYTLDLNNRGSKLSFGLKGSANMLNVAYSRLNKYNPNDPQILTDINNQFTPNIGAGVYWHNEQTYVGLSVPHFLETTRYDDNVQSTMQQKMHYYLMGGHVFELNPMLKFKPAFLLKAVEGAPLQADITGNFLINEKFTLGAAYRWDAAWSALAGFQVTDGLFIGYSYDSDIKALRNYNNGSHEIFMRFELFNKYRRVNSPRFF comes from the coding sequence ATGAATATTTCAAAAAACATAAACAGATTATTGTTGGGAGTATTATTGTTGGGATGTGCAAAAGCACATTCCCAACAAGACCCCCAGTACACGAATTACATGTACAACACGATCAACATCAACCCGGCTTATGCAGGTAGCAGAGGCGCCTTGAGCATCTTTGGTTTGCACCGCAGCCAATGGGTAGGATTAGAAGGCGCACCAACGACCAATTCGTTTTCCATAAACACCCCTATAGCCGAGAGTAAAGTAGGTTTGGGAGTAAGCTTTGTAAACGACAGGTTAGGGGTGACCGATGAAAACACGTTAAGTGTAGATTTCTCGTACACCTTAGATTTAAACAACCGCGGCAGCAAGCTAAGCTTCGGCTTAAAAGGATCAGCCAATATGCTGAATGTAGCTTATTCTAGGCTGAACAAATACAACCCGAACGATCCGCAGATCCTTACAGACATCAACAACCAATTCACTCCAAACATAGGAGCGGGTGTTTATTGGCATAACGAACAAACGTATGTAGGATTATCGGTACCCCATTTTTTAGAAACCACGCGCTACGACGACAACGTACAAAGCACGATGCAGCAAAAGATGCACTATTATTTAATGGGAGGTCACGTATTTGAGTTGAACCCGATGTTGAAGTTTAAACCGGCATTTTTGTTAAAAGCAGTAGAAGGCGCACCTTTACAGGCTGATATCACAGGGAATTTCTTAATCAACGAGAAGTTTACTTTAGGAGCTGCTTATCGCTGGGATGCCGCATGGAGTGCCTTGGCAGGCTTCCAGGTAACCGACGGATTATTTATAGGCTATAGCTACGACAGCGACATCAAAGCCTTGAGAAATTACAACAACGGCTCACACGAGATTTTTATGCGCTTTGAATTGTTTAACAAATACCGCCGCGTGAACTCGCCGCGTTTCTTCTAA
- a CDS encoding gliding motility-associated C-terminal domain-containing protein — translation MPANGSSTVACPSDVAAPTVPTVTDNCGNVLAPSAPVISQEPTCEGAITYTYTFTDCEGTTHDWTHTFTIEREDFSVPANTASTVACASAITAPTVPTVTDNCGNVLTPSAPVISQEPACEGAITYTYTFTDCEGNTHPWTHTFTIEREDFTLPANGSETVSCISAAVAPVLPTVTDNCGNVLTPVFSFEGGTYDGCEGTRTFNYEYKDCANHTQTWVYTYIIEAEDFTLPANGSSTVACASEIVAPAVPTVTDNCGNVLTASAPVVSALPSCEGDVTYTYTFTDCQGNSHDWVYTYTIEDTVAPTGTAPSDLTLECMSAIPAADAAAILDEADNCNGSVTVTVSDTDNGGSGCLGNAYIITRTYTLTDCAGNQTDLVQTITVEDSTGPEFVEVLPMDITLECSDSLPAVAELTAVDNCGTATVSFNEERTEGSCPNSYTLERTWTATDQCGNTTTHTQVITVEDTTAPEFVGPMPNREVFMRCEDFEPAEILTAVDNCGAASVRSYDEKIEGDCEAKYDILRTWVATDACGNETSYTQTIHLSCPVEIFNAVTPNGDGMNDELILKGINCYPGNVVEVYNRCYCCIWVYTTQEITTHKATPLKDIPKEEPQLVSNQNYHQEHIIT, via the coding sequence ATGCCAGCCAACGGCTCATCAACGGTAGCATGTCCGTCCGATGTAGCAGCACCAACAGTTCCAACGGTAACCGACAACTGTGGCAATGTATTAGCACCAAGTGCACCTGTAATTTCACAAGAACCAACGTGTGAAGGCGCTATAACTTATACCTACACGTTTACAGATTGTGAAGGAACTACGCACGATTGGACGCATACGTTCACCATTGAAAGAGAAGATTTCTCCGTACCAGCTAATACTGCATCAACAGTAGCATGTGCATCTGCTATTACGGCACCAACAGTGCCAACGGTAACAGACAATTGCGGAAACGTATTAACACCAAGTGCCCCAGTAATTTCACAAGAACCAGCGTGTGAAGGCGCTATAACTTATACCTACACGTTTACAGATTGTGAAGGAAATACGCACCCTTGGACGCATACCTTCACCATTGAAAGAGAAGATTTCACGCTACCTGCCAATGGTTCAGAAACGGTATCATGTATAAGCGCAGCAGTGGCACCGGTATTACCAACGGTAACCGATAACTGTGGCAATGTATTAACACCGGTTTTCAGTTTCGAAGGAGGAACCTACGACGGATGTGAAGGCACAAGAACTTTCAATTATGAATATAAAGATTGTGCCAACCATACACAAACGTGGGTATATACCTATATCATTGAAGCAGAAGACTTCACCTTACCTGCAAACGGATCATCAACGGTAGCATGTGCTTCAGAGATTGTAGCACCTGCTGTACCAACGGTAACCGATAATTGCGGGAATGTATTAACGGCAAGTGCCCCGGTAGTTTCAGCTCTTCCAAGTTGTGAAGGCGATGTAACTTATACCTACACGTTTACTGATTGCCAAGGCAACAGCCACGATTGGGTGTACACCTACACCATTGAAGATACGGTTGCGCCAACAGGAACTGCACCATCCGATTTAACATTAGAATGTATGAGTGCTATACCAGCGGCAGATGCAGCAGCTATCTTAGATGAGGCCGACAACTGCAACGGAAGTGTTACCGTAACGGTATCCGACACAGATAATGGAGGCAGTGGATGTTTAGGCAATGCCTATATCATCACCAGAACCTATACGTTAACAGATTGTGCAGGCAACCAAACCGATTTGGTACAAACCATCACGGTAGAAGACAGCACCGGTCCGGAATTTGTAGAAGTTTTACCAATGGATATCACCTTGGAATGCAGCGATTCGTTACCAGCGGTAGCAGAACTCACAGCCGTTGACAACTGTGGTACAGCAACAGTAAGCTTTAACGAAGAGCGTACAGAAGGTTCATGTCCAAATAGTTATACATTAGAAAGAACATGGACAGCAACAGATCAGTGCGGCAACACCACTACACACACCCAAGTGATAACAGTGGAAGACACCACCGCTCCTGAATTTGTAGGCCCTATGCCAAATAGAGAAGTATTCATGCGATGCGAAGACTTTGAACCGGCAGAAATCTTAACAGCCGTTGACAATTGTGGAGCAGCAAGTGTTCGCTCATACGATGAGAAGATAGAAGGCGATTGTGAAGCGAAGTATGACATTTTAAGAACATGGGTTGCAACAGACGCATGTGGAAATGAGACCAGTTATACGCAAACAATTCATTTATCGTGTCCAGTAGAAATATTTAATGCAGTAACTCCAAACGGTGACGGCATGAATGATGAGTTAATTTTGAAAGGAATCAATTGTTACCCGGGCAACGTTGTAGAAGTATACAACCGTTGTTATTGTTGTATTTGGGTATACACCACACAAGAGATTACAACTCACAAGGCAACACCTTTAAAGGATATTCCGAAGGAAGAGCCACAGTTAGTAAGCAATCAAAATTACCATCAGGAACATATTATTACGTAG
- a CDS encoding HYR-like domain-containing protein translates to MKNVYLTKWLFALCFTAFISTIGIAQCNINSFTATPVNGICTQDGQVQIAIPGAATCSGGNAVSATIRVAGGTTDLDFQVLSTTGTATFSNLAPGSYDIRLIQNGVTVGPQTVTVGSSYVPFTVSFDEILGETCRATDQFYGPDGSVTASVNRPTTGTYTYEIQSLGLTSGPITAQTYTFDNLPSGNYVLTITENVAGCSAGIGSGFTIDPYTGTTLPSGPYTGPAGFMLVQNADCSGWYIRVVTVDGRFLGDNENRSRILGPNGSLTISYGGNTYNAISGQLPEFNNNSVVYFENIPPNTTVVFEANDGCNTRTQSYTTPAINTDFLYLDQRSTYSSEVCGTVNYIVVNERNTGGVGWAYQSSYPVTYNIYHEQPLGSGNWVQINPNQNFNTHNSDAGREFPNTTSFPLPYNFINGESYRLEQVNSCRTITRDFIFNEPAAINPLDQATLVPRISILEGTAGFGINRGSSYVGFDNIFNELSFTINRVDGMTSYTYPNTDPYNYGDERDGVTINFPYTLTHNYNLGFVRPSFINLPLGEYEVTITDVSCNYSVVRTINLTDPILYDPVFEAEPVSCGSFNVNYDLGRNRTGDFGFLANTRLRNAATNTIVAQSGTSSAERESGTFTNISPGTYRVEYYIRSASIYQNHDLAGIPNNTFNNGSTPYLLISEDLVIDPLPALTFSTTNLFCDPSNSNTGIIAIQTSGTPIGSITYSLWNSTANPDTDAPLQTYNTTDLTETAHAFQNLAAGTYVVRVFTDCGFTEQTVNLANGNTVFPSPSSNPATVCVSDNQTTLSISLPSSTFDIEWYEGATLIGTGNLVTVSPTVTTTYTVNYELSGSLGCTNPFQASEDVTVTVTPDITLDALQTTTCAADGLSYTVSATVSGTAPFTATGTGAPGTWVDNGNGTYTWTSDAITAGTDYNISIADSGVCDALVVAGASPVCCVFEVTCPTFAAQNAQCYADVPTQTSYTEAEFEALGNADGVIGDIPCGVIEITATNSADTGTCPQTVTRTYTVTEYEDTNNNGVRDAGEDTVLNTVDCTQTYNVQDTTAPTFDVAPPTTPLTVSCASEIPNDLVVTASDNCDTDVEVFIRDIETARNCPGNYVIERTYIAVDACGNTTESAPRTITVEDNQGPTFNETLPQDLTLSCEDSIPAAVTLTGTESCVFTTDAGFLSNPLAKFINLGDAMAGYNTNTGSPYGVVFQNLPVLNYIDTPSALDQTYFAGVTFSLETYVLDPSLPSSVITTAGNGIRFYNAGYRITLSSPQLASTEGNVQMVAGEKVNFKSNDPNANLFFDSTYSTDYPHPDFYVKPTTTGYEIENRGATNLNSIYQIFSGTDITEFEIESEGVTNGSTFFLYLFNPLVEADFEENRIDGTCPEDYTLERIWTLTDACGNSDSVSQTITIQDTTAPTFDVVPPTTPLTVSCASEIPNDLVVTASDNCDTDVEVFIRDIETARNCPGNYVIERTYIAVDACGNTTESAPRTITVEDNQGPTFNETLPQDLTLSCEDSIPAAVTLTGTESCVFTTDAGFLSNPLAKFINLGDAMAGYNTNTGSPYGVVFQDLPVLDYIDNPSDLDQTYFAGVTFSLETYVLDPSLPSSVITTPNKGIRFVNSGYRINLSSPQLASTEGNVQMVVGEKVNFKSNDPNANLFFDSTYSTDYPHPDFYVKPTTTGYEIENKGTTNLNSIYQIFSGTDITEFEIESEGVTNGSTFFLYLFNPLVEADFEENRIDGTCPEDYTLERIWTLTDSCGNTQSYTQNIFVTVEDFTLPSNESSTVACISEAVAPALPEVTDSCGNVLTPSAPVISAAPSCEGDISYTYTYTDCQGNSHDWVYTYTIERADFTMPANGMSAVACPADAVAPVLPVVRDNCGNVLTPSAAVVTELPTPICEGIISYTYTYTDCEGNSHDWVHTYIVERKDFSVPANGSSTVACISAAVAPTSLPTVTDNCGNVLTPVSSFIGGTYDGCSGTRTYNYQYQDCEGYSHIWTYEYTISAPVVTLPANGSSTVSCASEAQVVPVAPMVTDNCGRFLIGFLTNVSATPSCAGTQGIYLYLCRLYRNAIHLGIHLYHFGTNGNFTSQRSSTVACVADAVAPTAPTVVDNCGRA, encoded by the coding sequence GCGGGCTGTTCTGCAGGTATCGGTTCTGGTTTTACCATCGACCCTTATACAGGGACTACTTTGCCAAGCGGTCCTTATACTGGGCCAGCTGGTTTTATGCTTGTGCAAAATGCAGATTGTTCTGGATGGTATATTAGAGTTGTTACTGTAGATGGAAGATTTTTGGGTGATAACGAAAACAGAAGTAGAATTTTGGGACCTAATGGTTCTTTAACCATTTCTTATGGAGGTAACACCTATAATGCAATTAGCGGTCAACTTCCTGAATTTAACAATAATTCAGTAGTTTATTTCGAAAATATTCCACCCAATACAACCGTAGTTTTTGAAGCAAATGACGGCTGTAACACCCGTACACAAAGCTACACTACGCCAGCAATAAATACAGATTTTTTATATCTAGATCAGCGTTCAACTTATAGCTCTGAAGTGTGTGGAACAGTAAATTATATAGTGGTTAATGAAAGAAATACCGGTGGAGTAGGTTGGGCTTATCAATCAAGTTATCCCGTAACTTATAATATTTATCACGAGCAACCTTTGGGTAGTGGTAATTGGGTTCAAATAAATCCTAATCAGAATTTTAATACTCATAATTCAGATGCAGGTCGAGAGTTTCCCAATACAACCTCTTTCCCTTTACCATATAATTTCATTAATGGTGAAAGTTACCGTCTAGAACAAGTGAATTCTTGCAGAACAATTACACGAGATTTTATTTTTAATGAACCAGCAGCTATAAACCCGCTGGATCAAGCTACTTTAGTCCCTAGGATTTCTATTTTAGAAGGTACAGCAGGTTTTGGGATAAATAGAGGTTCAAGCTATGTAGGTTTTGACAATATCTTTAATGAACTAAGTTTTACGATTAATCGGGTAGATGGGATGACCTCTTATACCTATCCAAATACCGATCCTTATAATTACGGAGATGAGCGAGATGGGGTAACCATTAATTTTCCTTATACCTTAACTCATAATTACAACTTGGGGTTTGTTAGGCCTTCGTTTATTAATTTGCCTTTAGGTGAATATGAAGTAACCATTACCGATGTTAGTTGTAATTATTCGGTGGTTCGTACAATCAATTTAACAGATCCCATTTTATATGATCCTGTATTTGAAGCCGAACCTGTATCTTGCGGATCGTTTAATGTAAACTATGATTTAGGTAGAAACAGAACAGGTGATTTCGGTTTCCTAGCAAACACCAGATTAAGAAATGCTGCTACGAATACTATTGTGGCACAAAGCGGTACTTCTAGTGCGGAAAGAGAAAGCGGTACGTTTACAAATATTTCTCCTGGTACATATAGGGTAGAGTATTATATAAGATCTGCTTCTATTTATCAGAATCATGATTTAGCAGGCATACCAAATAATACGTTTAATAACGGAAGTACGCCTTATTTATTAATTTCAGAAGATTTGGTAATAGACCCACTACCAGCATTAACATTTTCTACCACCAATTTGTTTTGTGATCCTTCGAACAGCAATACAGGCATCATCGCAATTCAAACAAGTGGTACACCAATAGGTTCTATTACCTATAGTTTGTGGAATAGTACAGCAAATCCTGATACCGATGCACCCTTACAAACATACAATACCACAGACTTAACAGAAACAGCACATGCTTTCCAAAATCTTGCAGCTGGTACATACGTTGTTCGTGTATTTACAGATTGTGGTTTTACCGAACAAACAGTAAATTTAGCAAATGGCAATACGGTATTCCCATCGCCATCGTCTAATCCGGCTACAGTTTGTGTAAGCGATAATCAAACTACTTTGAGCATTAGTTTGCCAAGCAGTACGTTTGATATTGAGTGGTATGAAGGCGCAACTTTAATCGGAACAGGAAATTTAGTTACAGTAAGCCCTACCGTTACTACTACTTATACGGTTAATTATGAACTTTCTGGTTCATTGGGTTGTACAAATCCTTTCCAAGCTTCTGAGGATGTTACAGTAACGGTAACACCTGATATCACTTTAGATGCACTACAAACAACAACTTGTGCAGCAGATGGATTAAGCTATACTGTTTCAGCAACCGTAAGTGGCACAGCACCTTTCACAGCAACCGGAACCGGAGCACCTGGTACATGGGTTGATAACGGAAACGGAACCTATACATGGACATCAGATGCCATCACAGCAGGAACAGATTACAACATTTCTATTGCAGATAGTGGTGTATGTGATGCTTTAGTTGTTGCAGGTGCTTCACCAGTTTGTTGTGTATTTGAAGTTACTTGCCCAACCTTCGCTGCTCAAAACGCACAATGCTATGCTGATGTTCCTACACAAACTAGCTACACCGAAGCCGAATTTGAAGCTTTAGGTAATGCAGATGGTGTTATCGGAGATATACCTTGTGGCGTAATCGAAATTACAGCAACCAATAGTGCAGATACAGGTACTTGTCCGCAAACAGTTACACGTACTTATACCGTTACGGAGTATGAAGACACCAATAACAATGGTGTACGTGATGCAGGAGAAGATACAGTATTAAACACGGTTGACTGTACACAAACATATAATGTACAAGACACCACCGCACCAACATTTGATGTGGCTCCACCAACCACTCCATTAACAGTTTCTTGCGCGAGTGAGATACCAAATGATTTGGTTGTTACTGCATCCGATAATTGCGATACTGATGTAGAAGTATTCATTCGCGATATAGAAACAGCAAGAAATTGTCCGGGTAATTATGTAATAGAACGTACCTATATAGCAGTAGATGCTTGTGGCAACACAACAGAATCTGCGCCACGCACAATTACCGTAGAAGACAACCAAGGACCAACTTTTAATGAAACTCTTCCTCAAGATCTAACACTTAGTTGTGAAGACAGCATACCGGCAGCAGTTACATTAACAGGTACAGAAAGTTGTGTATTTACCACAGATGCAGGATTTTTAAGCAATCCTTTAGCTAAGTTTATCAACTTAGGAGATGCAATGGCAGGCTACAACACGAATACCGGGTCACCGTACGGCGTTGTTTTCCAAAACTTACCGGTATTAAATTATATAGATACCCCAAGTGCATTAGACCAAACCTATTTTGCAGGAGTTACATTTAGTTTAGAAACCTATGTATTAGATCCGTCTTTACCAAGCAGTGTTATTACCACCGCAGGCAACGGTATCAGATTTTACAATGCGGGTTATAGAATTACTTTGTCTAGCCCACAATTAGCTTCTACAGAAGGTAACGTTCAAATGGTAGCCGGAGAAAAAGTGAACTTTAAGTCAAATGATCCAAATGCGAATCTATTTTTCGATAGCACATATAGTACCGATTATCCACACCCTGATTTTTATGTAAAACCAACAACAACCGGTTATGAAATTGAAAATAGAGGGGCAACCAATTTAAACTCGATTTATCAAATATTTTCAGGAACAGACATTACAGAGTTCGAGATAGAAAGTGAAGGCGTAACAAACGGAAGTACCTTTTTCTTGTATCTATTCAACCCATTAGTAGAAGCAGATTTTGAAGAAAATAGAATTGACGGTACATGTCCTGAAGACTATACATTAGAAAGAATATGGACATTAACAGATGCCTGTGGTAACAGTGATTCAGTTTCGCAAACCATCACCATTCAAGACACCACTGCACCAACATTTGATGTGGTTCCACCAACCACTCCATTAACAGTTTCTTGCGCGAGTGAGATACCAAATGATTTGGTTGTTACTGCATCCGATAATTGCGATACTGATGTAGAAGTATTCATTCGCGATATAGAAACAGCAAGAAATTGTCCGGGTAATTATGTAATAGAACGTACCTATATAGCAGTAGATGCTTGTGGCAACACAACAGAATCTGCGCCACGCACAATTACAGTAGAAGACAACCAAGGACCAACTTTTAATGAAACTCTTCCTCAAGATCTAACACTTAGTTGTGAAGACAGCATACCGGCAGCAGTTACATTAACAGGTACAGAAAGTTGTGTATTTACCACAGATGCAGGATTTTTAAGCAATCCTTTAGCTAAGTTTATCAACTTAGGAGATGCAATGGCAGGATACAACACGAATACCGGGTCACCGTACGGCGTTGTTTTTCAAGACTTACCAGTGTTAGATTATATTGACAATCCAAGCGATTTAGATCAAACATATTTTGCTGGCGTTACATTTAGTTTAGAAACCTATGTATTAGATCCATCTTTGCCAAGTAGCGTAATCACTACGCCAAACAAAGGTATTAGATTTGTAAATTCAGGGTACAGAATAAATTTATCGAGTCCACAATTAGCTTCTACAGAAGGTAACGTTCAAATGGTAGTCGGAGAAAAAGTGAACTTTAAGTCAAATGATCCAAATGCGAATCTATTTTTCGATAGCACATATAGTACCGATTATCCACACCCTGATTTTTATGTAAAACCAACAACAACCGGTTATGAAATAGAGAACAAAGGGACAACAAATTTAAACTCGATTTATCAAATATTTTCAGGAACTGATATTACGGAATTTGAGATAGAAAGTGAAGGCGTAACAAACGGAAGTACCTTTTTCTTGTATCTATTCAACCCATTAGTAGAAGCAGATTTTGAAGAAAATAGAATTGACGGTACATGTCCTGAAGACTATACATTAGAAAGAATATGGACATTAACAGATAGCTGTGGAAACACGCAAAGCTATACACAAAATATTTTTGTAACTGTAGAAGATTTCACTTTACCATCAAACGAATCGTCAACAGTAGCATGTATATCAGAAGCAGTAGCACCTGCATTACCTGAGGTAACAGACAGTTGTGGCAACGTATTGACACCAAGTGCTCCGGTAATATCAGCGGCACCTTCATGTGAAGGAGATATAAGCTACACCTACACTTACACCGATTGTCAAGGGAACAGCCACGATTGGGTTTACACCTACACCATTGAGCGTGCAGATTTCACGATGCCAGCCAATGGAATGTCAGCGGTAGCATGTCCTGCAGACGCGGTAGCACCGGTATTACCTGTAGTAAGGGACAACTGCGGCAATGTATTAACACCAAGTGCTGCGGTAGTAACCGAGTTACCCACACCGATATGTGAAGGAATAATCAGTTATACCTATACCTACACAGATTGTGAAGGCAACAGCCACGATTGGGTTCACACGTATATAGTAGAGCGTAAAGACTTCAGTGTACCGGCAAACGGCTCATCCACGGTAGCATGTATATCAGCAGCAGTAGCACCAACCAGCTTACCAACGGTAACTGATAACTGCGGAAATGTATTAACGCCGGTAAGTTCCTTTATAGGGGGTACATACGACGGATGTTCTGGAACGCGTACTTACAACTACCAATACCAGGATTGTGAAGGCTACTCGCATATTTGGACCTACGAATACACGATAAGTGCACCGGTAGTGACTCTACCTGCAAATGGGTCATCTACGGTATCATGTGCATCCGAAGCACAAGTAGTACCAGTAGCCCCAATGGTAACCGACAACTGTGGAAGATTCCTAATAGGATTTTTAACCAATGTATCGGCAACACCATCATGTGCAGGCACTCAAGGTATATACCTATACCTATGTAGATTGTACCGGAACGCCATACACTTGGGAATACACCTATACCATTTCGGCACCAACGGTAATTTTACCAGCCAACGATCATCAACGGTAGCTTGTGTGGCTGATGCGGTAGCTCCAACTGCTCCAACAGTAGTTGACAACTGCGGCAGAGCATAA